A DNA window from Engystomops pustulosus chromosome 6, aEngPut4.maternal, whole genome shotgun sequence contains the following coding sequences:
- the LOC140066065 gene encoding germ cell nuclear acidic protein-like has protein sequence MPKRCFTIESDTGNSNGKDQLLVNKKCRRISASDIEDSSSDETLHQFHPLPRSLRSLEDYDDGSGPHLLYIQTEPSSPRFSFVDIETASNRRSERPTNNDFLKNLSSPISKFVTNFRGNRQELTRRLYKFYNRTVFENQLPASMDISWNKRLRRTSGRTGYQLNNGEREAFIQLSDKVCDSAERLRDTLIHELCHAACWILDGEVEPGHGWLWESYCERVAQILHDLPPITAYHNYKIHYTVIYQCTACQASYGRWTASLDTEKYCCGYCKNRLVLINPT, from the exons ATGCCCAAACGTTGCTTTACTATCGAGTCTGATACAGGCAACAGCAACGGCAAAGACCAG TTACTGGTTAATAAGAAATGCCGTAGGATTTCTGCGTCCGATATAGAGGACAGCAGCAGTGATGAGACCCTCCATCAG TTTCATCCACTTCCAAGGTCTCTGAGGAGCCTTGAAGATTATGATGATGGCTCAGGCCCTCATCTGCTCTATATACAGACAG AGCCAAGTTCTCCCCGGTTTAGTTTTGTGGATATTGAGACAGCAAG TAACAGGAGATCAGAGCGTCCCACCAATAATGATTTCTTGAAAAATCTGTCTTCTCCAATATCCAAATTCGTGACCAACTTCCGTGGGAACAGACAGGAGCTTACAAGACGTCTGTACAAATTTTATAACAGAACTGTCTTTGAGAACCAG CTTCCTGCATCCATGGATATCAGCTGGAATAAAAGGCTGCGAAGAACATCTGGTCGCACCGGATACCAGCTGAATAATGGAGAGCGCGAAGCCTTCATACAGTTATCGGATAAAGTCTGTGATTCTGCCG AACGACTTCGAGACACTTTGATCCATGAACTGTGTCATGCTGCGTGCTGGATCCTAGATGGAGAAGTGGAGCCTGGCCATGGCTGGCTGTGGGAATCGTACTGCGAGAGAGTGGCACAGATTCTCCATGATCTTCCACCCATCACAGCGTACCACAACTATAAGATCCACTACACCGTGATCTACCAGTGCACAGCGTGCCAAGCCAG TTATGGACGATGGACGGCCTCTTTAGACACTGAGAAGTATTGCTGTGGTTACTGTAAGAACCGGCTGGTTCTTATAAACCCCACCTGA